From Tiliqua scincoides isolate rTilSci1 chromosome 2, rTilSci1.hap2, whole genome shotgun sequence, the proteins below share one genomic window:
- the HAND1 gene encoding heart- and neural crest derivatives-expressed protein 1: MNVVGGYQGHPHPHHHHRHPHGALLPEPFLFGPPPPPPPPARCFPPAERPFAQGWLLGAAAELSPPRPPPPPPPPELLCAAAGLGSSASPASSYGGSPSELGGRPGRRRGPAGAPRKERRRTESLNSAFAELRERIPNVPADTKLSKIKTLRLATSYIAYLMEVLAKDGPAAEGFKAELKKAPEPRRKREPPAEVYSHALGHGEKRLKGRTGWPQQVWALELNQ; encoded by the exons ATGAACGTGGTGGGAGGCTACCAGGGCCACCcgcacccccaccaccaccaccggcaCCCGCACGGCGCGCTGCTGCCGGAGCCCTTCCTCTTCGggccgccgccgcccccgccgCCCCCCGCGCGCTGCTTCCCGCCCGCCGAGCGGCCCTTCGCgcagggctggctgctgggcGCCGCCGCGGAGCTCTCCCCGCcgaggccgccgccgccgccaccgccgccgGAGCTGCTGTGCGCCGCGGCCGGGCTGGGCTCGTCGGCCTCCCCCGCCTCGTCCTACGGCGGCAGCCCCTCGGAGCTGGGCGGGCGCCCGGGGCGGCGGCGGGGGCCGGCGGGGGCCCCGCGCAAGGAGCGGCGGCGCACGGAGAGCCTCAACAGCGCCTTCGCCGAGCTCCGCGAGCGCATCCCGAACGTGCCCGCGGACACCAAGCTCTCCAAGATCAAGACGCTGCGCCTGGCCACCAGCTACATCGCCTACCTCATGGAGGTGCTCGCCAAGGACGGCCCCGCCGCAGAGGGCTTCAAGGCCGAGCTCAAGAAGGCGCCCGAGCCCCGCAGGAAGCGAGAGCCG cCCGCTGAGGTCTACTCGCACGCTTTAGGCCACGGAGAGAAAAGGCTCAAGGGCAGGACTGGCTGGCCTCAGCAGGTCTGGGCGCTGGAACTGAACCAATGA